In Geobacillus kaustophilus, a genomic segment contains:
- a CDS encoding distal tail protein Dit gives MSMWFQFDGIRSEELNIKVLRFRNPALPTFEEHYENVPGRHGSLVFPQAFGTREIEIDCFITHESREKRRQNIRRLSRIFTRQESSLILSEEPDVYYIGKLAGSFSIDVRKTFSSFTLVFRCQPFRYAIDTRELTFDMESNSVQYISNGGTAETYPSLVIQAVYGEIQNPKITINDKYLLYNGTLTPNSAIEINTESFLATKSMERDIVTTGAYDTAENNILSMVDGEFGALFSGGNTFAYSSANGQRARIRLVWQERYL, from the coding sequence ATGAGTATGTGGTTTCAATTTGACGGTATACGTTCAGAAGAACTGAATATCAAAGTTTTACGTTTTCGTAATCCAGCATTGCCAACATTTGAGGAGCACTATGAGAATGTCCCTGGGCGTCACGGATCGCTCGTGTTTCCACAAGCGTTTGGAACACGTGAAATTGAGATTGATTGTTTCATAACGCACGAATCGAGAGAAAAACGGAGGCAGAATATTAGAAGACTCTCTCGCATTTTTACTCGTCAGGAGAGTAGTTTAATTCTTAGTGAAGAACCGGATGTGTATTATATTGGAAAGTTAGCTGGTTCGTTTTCTATTGATGTACGCAAAACATTTTCGAGTTTCACACTTGTTTTCCGTTGTCAGCCGTTCCGGTACGCAATTGATACCCGAGAGTTGACGTTCGACATGGAATCGAACAGCGTGCAGTATATCTCTAACGGCGGCACAGCAGAAACCTATCCATCACTCGTGATCCAAGCAGTATATGGGGAGATTCAAAACCCAAAAATCACGATCAATGACAAATATCTGCTGTATAACGGCACCCTAACACCTAACTCTGCCATCGAAATCAATACGGAGAGTTTTTTAGCAACGAAAAGCATGGAACGGGATATTGTCACAACTGGCGCATATGATACTGCAGAAAATAATATTCTGTCGATGGTTGACGGTGAATTCGGTGCGCTTTTCTCTGGTGGAAATACATTTGCATATAGCAGTGCAAATGGACAGCGCGCTCGAATTCGTCTTGTTTGGCAAGAACGATATTTGTAA
- a CDS encoding phage tail tape measure protein — protein sequence MAEVGTLRVSLGLDSANFTTSIEAVNRKIRLVDAEFKAATGGVKDFENSLEGLQIKAESLTQKLQLHEAKVAELKRRYEESAQTKGKDAAETEKLLIAYNKAVAEMKKTEAQLQQTNKEIEKQSDGFNKLERAVTQSLQKIDQQLKVIDSEFRAATAGIENFGSTSEQLRTKANSLAQTLELQKTKVSELKQLYDESVKAKGADAKETNDLLIAYNKATAEMKETEAQLRQLNQTIEQQATAWGQLQTKLNETGQRLQDVGNNLQSSGAQIAAPFGVASAAISGALGVSVKKSMDFEAQLSRVGAIAGATPNELEKLKQAALDLGSSTSKSATEVAQGMEIMGAMGYNTNQILAAMPGIIAAAEASGEDMALVADTVSSALNAFGLEAGEASRVADVLAQAANDSAAGIQDMQYTFKYAAPIAKTLGISLEELAAATEIMANNGIRGEQAGTTLRGALIRLSDPPKEAREALVSLGIQVTDAQGRMLPFGDIIGQLSEKTKNMSNAQKLAALSTIFGTEAASGMLTVVEAGSQKLDSLTKSLQNSSGASKEAAEKMKDNLKGALEELGGAIETAQISIGDALAPAIRVVAEALQGLFNAFNSLPDGMKQFIAIGAAISAVLLGIVASIGIVLSIVGTAMQGFGALASVLASAGGMAGVFSSAIAVITGPIGIAIGAIAGLVAIGVVLYKNWDEIKAFLSATWEGIKAVAVAVWDGLKTYFTTVFNIYKTIFTTVWEGIKTVVTTVWEGLKMAATAIFEGIKAYFTTVLNIYQTIFTTVWNAIKTAVVAVWNGLKTTATAIFNAIASFLSNLWDGVKNTATNVWNTIKTSVSNIVSSLSFAVQNTFNSLKSAISNIFSGVRNMLINIWEGIKNTARSWASSFVEIGKDLLRGIWNGMSNMADWLWDKVRSMLSGLTDKIKNFFGIRSPSRLFAEYGGYLSQGLAIGITDDAKLAENSVVDMAKRVAKAGQQIGNIALPSIKPATIQHVVETNVVGNVMSGASSEGPTIIIENMVVRNDEDIYRVSRELHTLIERSKRSRGLR from the coding sequence ATGGCGGAAGTTGGTACGTTGCGAGTGTCGCTTGGATTAGATAGTGCAAATTTCACGACGAGCATTGAGGCTGTCAATCGCAAAATACGGCTTGTTGATGCCGAGTTTAAAGCGGCTACTGGCGGTGTGAAGGATTTCGAGAATAGTTTGGAAGGATTGCAAATTAAAGCAGAATCCCTCACGCAAAAGCTACAGTTACACGAGGCGAAAGTCGCTGAGTTGAAACGTCGATATGAAGAAAGTGCGCAGACGAAAGGAAAAGACGCAGCTGAAACCGAGAAATTGCTTATTGCCTACAACAAAGCTGTCGCAGAAATGAAAAAAACAGAGGCACAGTTGCAACAAACAAATAAAGAGATTGAAAAGCAATCGGACGGCTTTAACAAGTTAGAGCGAGCAGTAACGCAAAGTTTGCAAAAAATTGACCAGCAGTTGAAAGTGATTGATTCCGAATTTCGTGCTGCAACAGCAGGTATCGAAAACTTTGGTTCAACGTCTGAGCAATTACGCACGAAAGCCAACAGTTTAGCGCAAACGCTCGAATTACAGAAAACGAAAGTATCAGAATTAAAGCAACTATATGATGAAAGCGTAAAGGCAAAAGGTGCGGATGCGAAGGAAACGAATGATCTCTTAATCGCCTACAACAAAGCGACTGCGGAAATGAAAGAAACAGAAGCGCAGTTGCGACAGTTAAATCAAACGATTGAACAGCAAGCGACAGCATGGGGACAACTACAAACCAAGTTGAATGAGACCGGCCAACGCTTGCAAGACGTAGGTAATAACCTTCAATCGTCTGGAGCGCAAATTGCTGCCCCGTTCGGTGTAGCAAGTGCAGCAATTAGTGGTGCATTAGGTGTTTCTGTCAAAAAATCGATGGATTTTGAGGCACAGCTTTCTCGAGTTGGAGCGATTGCAGGGGCAACGCCGAATGAATTAGAGAAGCTCAAACAGGCTGCTCTTGATCTCGGTTCATCGACGTCTAAGTCAGCTACCGAAGTTGCACAAGGTATGGAGATTATGGGGGCGATGGGATACAACACAAATCAAATTCTTGCGGCTATGCCAGGGATTATCGCAGCGGCAGAGGCGTCGGGAGAAGATATGGCTTTAGTTGCTGACACAGTATCATCTGCACTCAATGCATTTGGTCTTGAAGCAGGAGAGGCGTCAAGAGTAGCAGATGTTCTTGCGCAAGCAGCAAATGACTCGGCAGCCGGCATACAAGATATGCAGTATACATTTAAATATGCAGCGCCAATCGCAAAAACATTAGGAATTTCGCTTGAAGAACTTGCAGCAGCTACAGAAATTATGGCTAATAACGGTATCCGTGGCGAACAGGCTGGTACAACATTGCGTGGGGCTCTCATTCGATTATCTGACCCACCAAAAGAGGCGCGAGAGGCATTAGTTTCATTAGGTATCCAAGTAACGGATGCGCAAGGTCGTATGCTACCTTTTGGAGATATTATCGGGCAGCTTTCCGAGAAAACAAAAAATATGAGCAATGCACAAAAACTTGCAGCGCTTTCCACTATTTTTGGGACGGAAGCCGCCAGCGGGATGTTGACGGTTGTAGAAGCAGGGTCACAAAAATTAGACTCCTTGACGAAATCACTTCAGAACTCAAGCGGGGCGTCAAAAGAAGCAGCTGAAAAAATGAAGGATAACTTAAAGGGAGCTCTTGAGGAATTAGGTGGCGCTATTGAAACCGCACAAATTTCTATTGGCGATGCATTAGCCCCAGCTATTCGTGTAGTTGCAGAGGCTCTACAAGGTTTATTCAATGCTTTTAATAGCCTTCCAGACGGAATGAAGCAATTCATAGCAATTGGAGCGGCTATTTCAGCCGTTTTACTTGGGATTGTTGCATCCATTGGTATTGTATTGTCGATTGTAGGAACCGCCATGCAAGGGTTTGGGGCGTTGGCAAGCGTGCTGGCTAGCGCTGGCGGAATGGCAGGAGTTTTTTCAAGTGCGATAGCGGTTATTACTGGTCCGATCGGGATTGCGATCGGGGCAATTGCTGGATTAGTAGCTATCGGTGTTGTGCTGTATAAGAACTGGGACGAAATCAAAGCGTTTCTATCGGCAACATGGGAAGGGATAAAAGCGGTAGCTGTGGCAGTCTGGGATGGACTAAAAACGTACTTTACGACGGTTTTTAACATTTACAAAACGATCTTTACAACCGTATGGGAAGGAATTAAAACTGTAGTCACAACGGTTTGGGAAGGATTGAAAATGGCTGCTACAGCCATTTTTGAAGGGATAAAAGCATACTTCACGACCGTACTCAACATATATCAAACGATTTTCACGACTGTCTGGAACGCAATTAAAACAGCTGTTGTCGCCGTATGGAACGGATTAAAAACAACGGCAACAGCTATTTTTAATGCGATAGCGTCATTTTTATCGAATTTATGGGATGGTGTAAAAAATACTGCTACGAATGTATGGAACACGATCAAAACTAGCGTTAGCAATATCGTTAGCAGTTTATCTTTTGCTGTACAAAACACATTCAATAGCTTAAAAAGCGCAATTTCTAATATCTTTAGTGGTGTGAGAAATATGCTAATCAACATATGGGAAGGTATCAAAAACACCGCGAGAAGTTGGGCAAGTAGCTTTGTAGAAATCGGAAAAGACTTGCTTCGTGGCATATGGAATGGTATGAGCAACATGGCGGATTGGCTATGGGACAAGGTTAGATCTATGCTCTCTGGGCTAACAGACAAAATCAAAAACTTTTTCGGCATTCGCAGTCCGAGCCGTTTGTTCGCAGAGTACGGAGGATATTTGTCACAAGGTTTGGCGATTGGGATTACAGACGATGCAAAGCTAGCCGAAAACAGCGTTGTTGATATGGCAAAACGAGTAGCAAAAGCTGGTCAACAAATCGGCAACATCGCTCTACCAAGCATAAAGCCAGCAACGATTCAACATGTTGTTGAAACGAACGTCGTTGGTAACGTGATGTCGGGTGCTTCGAGCGAAGGACCGACCATCATCATCGAAAATATGGTCGTTAGAAACGACGAGGACATATATCGTGTTTCGCGTGAATTGCATACGCTAATCGAGCGTTCAAAACGAAGTAGGGGATTACGATGA
- the gpG gene encoding phage tail assembly chaperone G: MQVTLLINGQEKTFTVPFVKARMFRRALELRKKYDFNNIDVEALDSIIAFIVELFNGQFTVDEFYDGIAADHLIPTISDCMNKVIGVAKTSDPNV; this comes from the coding sequence ATGCAGGTTACATTATTAATCAATGGTCAAGAGAAGACATTTACTGTTCCGTTTGTCAAAGCACGTATGTTTCGTCGAGCGTTAGAACTGCGCAAAAAATATGACTTTAACAATATTGATGTAGAGGCACTAGATTCCATCATTGCTTTTATTGTCGAACTGTTTAATGGGCAATTTACAGTAGATGAGTTTTACGATGGCATTGCGGCGGATCACCTCATTCCAACAATTTCGGATTGCATGAATAAAGTTATTGGGGTGGCGAAAACGAGCGACCCAAACGTGTAA
- a CDS encoding major tail protein, which yields MAVIGLKHPYVAKLIKDDFTGVQYDTPRRLAKAIEAKISPKVNTETLYADDGPAEVASSLGEIEVEIGVDDISTEMQAFLLGATINDDGVVIQKSGDTAPYVALGFILPLSNGGQKYVWLYKGKFELPEEQYKTKGDKVEFQTPTLKGKFVKREFDEAWKASVNTKDEGVDPAVIQNWFSAVYQETTTP from the coding sequence ATGGCAGTAATCGGTTTAAAACATCCTTATGTCGCCAAGTTGATTAAAGATGATTTCACCGGCGTTCAGTATGATACGCCGAGACGATTGGCAAAAGCCATTGAAGCAAAAATTAGCCCGAAGGTAAATACGGAAACATTGTATGCTGATGATGGTCCAGCTGAAGTTGCGTCGTCTCTTGGTGAAATTGAAGTAGAAATTGGAGTGGATGACATTTCGACGGAGATGCAGGCGTTTTTGTTAGGCGCAACGATTAATGATGACGGTGTCGTTATTCAAAAAAGCGGCGATACAGCGCCATATGTTGCACTTGGATTCATTCTTCCTCTTTCAAATGGTGGACAGAAATATGTTTGGCTGTATAAGGGGAAATTTGAATTGCCAGAGGAGCAATATAAAACAAAAGGCGATAAAGTTGAATTTCAGACGCCGACGCTGAAAGGAAAATTTGTAAAGCGGGAATTTGATGAAGCGTGGAAAGCATCGGTGAATACAAAAGATGAAGGTGTTGATCCAGCAGTCATTCAAAACTGGTTCAGCGCCGTGTATCAAGAAACAACAACTCCGTAA
- the gp17 gene encoding tail completion protein gp17, translating into MIIDTLKPLGVPVAFQTYEGKEKMYITFFEYNQFSALNADDEEQQTAHFFQIDIWSKTDYTDLAQQVKERMIAAGFRRTSEVDLFEQETKTYHKAIRFSYVR; encoded by the coding sequence ATGATCATCGACACACTAAAACCTCTCGGTGTTCCTGTTGCGTTTCAGACGTATGAGGGAAAAGAAAAAATGTATATCACCTTTTTTGAATACAACCAGTTTTCAGCACTAAATGCGGACGATGAAGAGCAACAAACGGCACATTTTTTTCAAATTGATATTTGGAGCAAAACGGACTATACCGATCTAGCGCAACAAGTAAAAGAAAGAATGATAGCAGCAGGATTTCGTCGCACGTCGGAAGTGGATTTATTCGAGCAAGAAACAAAAACGTACCATAAAGCAATTCGATTTTCTTATGTTCGTTAG
- a CDS encoding HK97-gp10 family putative phage morphogenesis protein: protein MGFKLEGMQELLRKLEMLGNEAEQVKQESLMAGAKVVQQAASQKAPRDTGKLAENIVISDIKEDGTVDIGPDRDRFYGLFVEFGRKAGEKKGRKYPKTDPHPFLQPAFEENIDRVQDEMADVIRRGLRL from the coding sequence ATGGGCTTTAAGTTAGAAGGTATGCAAGAATTGTTGAGAAAGTTGGAGATGTTGGGGAACGAAGCTGAGCAAGTCAAACAAGAATCGCTCATGGCTGGTGCCAAAGTTGTGCAGCAAGCAGCCTCACAGAAAGCGCCACGGGATACGGGTAAACTTGCTGAAAACATCGTCATTTCTGATATCAAGGAAGATGGAACAGTAGATATCGGTCCGGATCGTGACCGTTTTTATGGGTTATTTGTCGAATTTGGTCGAAAAGCAGGAGAGAAAAAAGGACGAAAATATCCGAAAACAGATCCTCATCCCTTTCTACAGCCAGCATTTGAGGAGAACATTGATCGTGTGCAAGATGAAATGGCTGATGTCATTCGGCGGGGGTTGAGGCTATGA
- a CDS encoding phage head closure protein — MARRLTNQFKHRITIQERAEEQNENGFSAGEWQDRHHLWSAIKTLRGREYYEAATTQNENTVRFVVRYTAGITPNMRIQYKGRTFEILSVINDDERNVTMTIVAKEVV, encoded by the coding sequence ATGGCGCGACGACTGACTAACCAATTTAAACATCGAATTACAATCCAGGAGCGAGCAGAAGAACAGAATGAAAATGGATTCTCGGCTGGAGAATGGCAAGACCGGCATCACTTATGGTCAGCGATCAAAACGTTGCGTGGGCGAGAGTATTACGAAGCAGCGACAACGCAAAACGAAAATACAGTTCGTTTTGTCGTTCGCTACACAGCAGGGATTACACCCAATATGCGTATTCAATATAAAGGACGCACGTTTGAAATTTTGTCTGTCATTAATGATGATGAGCGTAATGTCACGATGACGATTGTGGCAAAGGAAGTGGTGTGA
- a CDS encoding head-tail connector protein, with amino-acid sequence MAVSVDMLKEHLRIDGSMEDAMLSFYLEAAKKYVKNATGTEGDHLVLIVASIFYEYRVSEEEMGKAFNALTPFFVQEAMTNGATTD; translated from the coding sequence ATGGCAGTCTCTGTTGACATGTTAAAGGAACATTTACGAATTGACGGGAGCATGGAAGACGCCATGCTCTCTTTCTATTTGGAAGCAGCCAAAAAGTATGTAAAAAATGCGACAGGAACGGAAGGAGATCATTTAGTGCTCATCGTCGCTTCTATTTTTTACGAATATCGGGTGAGCGAAGAAGAAATGGGAAAAGCCTTTAATGCATTGACGCCATTTTTTGTGCAGGAGGCAATGACAAATGGCGCGACGACTGACTAA